The DNA window CGGCGACGGCGGTTCGTTCAAGAGAGTATGGATCCCGACGGCGAGGAACAGGTTGTTCGACGCGAGATATACGCCGGCTAGCACCAGGCCGATGGCGAACTGCACGAGCAGGAAGATCGCGGAGATGTGGTGCGCGACGTTGACCGGGATGTGAATGGCGGCGAAGACCCCTTGCGACAATGCGAGCGCGAAGGCGAGACGCGTCGCCGGACGGCTCTCGGGCAGGCGAGCCGCCAGGAAGTAAGCCTGGGGGAGGAAGAACCCCCGATACACGACTTCTTCGAACAGGGCGTTGCCGAACAACTGGGCGATCCAGAGGCCGGCCGCGACCGTCCACGTTTTTCCTGACCAGGCGGCACTCAGCGCGAGCGGCTCTCCCTGACTCCAAGCGGCTGCGGCTTCCGCCGCCAACTGCATCGCGAAGATCAGGGCCGTCACCGCCACGCCGGCCGGGATGTGCCTGGGGTCGAGG is part of the Paludisphaera rhizosphaerae genome and encodes:
- a CDS encoding CPBP family intramembrane glutamic endopeptidase; the protein is MPAAALLGLAILLVAWNAVLVFLAFRDPERWFQPAWRLAEESGGLVNLTLSANLLNFALFVVGLLMIGFRQQPHMLGLDPRHIPAGVAVTALIFAMQLAAEAAAAWSQGEPLALSAAWSGKTWTVAAGLWIAQLFGNALFEEVVYRGFFLPQAYFLAARLPESRPATRLAFALALSQGVFAAIHIPVNVAHHISAIFLLVQFAIGLVLAGVYLASNNLFLAVGIHTLLNEPPSPIASPLPEGVAPGLLTLGLLAVLILRCSRTGSRMEEPPERGRALAETA